The genomic region CGACCGGCATGTACGCCAGGCTGCGCTATCCCGACATGAACGCCCTGTCGCGCCGGCCGCTGACCGCCGGGCAGTTCGCGGCGGCGCTGGCGCGCGCCAATCCGGGGCTGAGCGCGGACATGATGCGGATCACCGCCAACCGGCAGGGCTGGCTGGACGAGGTGTGGCTGTGCCTCGACCGGAAATTCGCCTTTACCACCTGCCCCGCGCATCAGGGCGGGCTGGCCGCCGATGCCCGGCTGAGGATCTGGCGCGGGCCGCGCTGAGCCGCGCGGTTGCCGGCCCCTCCACAGAGCGGGAGGGGCCGTTGCCTCAGATGCCGACCCGCAGCGTGGCGCGGATGTCGCGGCCCGCGAGCGGGGCGAAATCCTTGAGCACGCTCGCGGCGCGGCGCGCGTCCACGTCGAACAGGTTGTTCGCCGCCACGGTGATGCTCGTCCGGTCGTTCCCCGCGAACGGCTTGAACGAGAAGGAGGCGTTGACCATCGTATAGGGCGCGGTCGCGGTCTCGTAACCGGCGATGCGGTTCTGGCGGAACACATGCTCGAGCTCGACGCGCGCGCTGGTGCGGTCACCCTGCGCCTCCAGCCCGCCGAGGATGCGGAGCGGCGGGATACGCGGCACGGGGCTGACGTCCACCACCGTCGCGCGGACGTAATCGGCGAGGATATCGGCGTTGATCCGTTGCCCGCCGATCGTCGCCAGCCGCTTCGACGCGTCGATCTCGAAGCCGTAATAGCGCGCCTTCGCCTGGGTATATTGGAAGCAGGGGAATTCCACCTCCCGTCCCGACGGCGCGGCCGCCGCCTCGCACACGTCCTGCCCGGTCTGGTTCTCGTAGATATAGTCGTCGAACCAGTTGTAATAGGCCGAGGCGTCGAGGCTGAAACCGTCGCCGTGCGCGTGGAGCGTCGCCTCCAGCCCCCATGACTTCTCGGTGCGGAAGTTCGGGTTGCCCAGCTCATAGGCCTGCGTGCCGGCATGGGCGCCGTTGGCGAACAATTCCTCCGCCGACGGCGCGCGCTCGGTGCGCGATGCGTTGAGACCGAGCCGCACCCCGTTGGCGATGCCATAGGACGCGCCGAGCGAGCCGGAGAAGGTGTCGAAGCCGCGCGTGCCGTTGAAGAAGCGCGGATCGTCGAGCGGATTGCGCGCGGCGAGGCTGGTATGTTCATAACGCACTCCGCCCTCGGCCTTGAAGGCGCCGCTCTCATATTGCTGGAGCGTGAAGAGGCCGACCTGCTGCGTGTCGTTGCGCGGCAGGAATGCTTCCTCGCCCACGACGTTGAACTGGCGGCTGAAATATTGCGCCCCGCTCGCGCCGTTCCAGCCGCCGTGATCCGCCTGGAGGAACTCCACCCGGCCTTCCAGCCCCTTGTTGTAGAAAGCGGTGCCGACCTCGCCGTCCTCCTCCAGCTCGAAATGGCGGTAGCTGGCATAGGCGGCGCGCAGGCGGATGCGGTCGAGGAAGCCGCCGCCCGTCTCCACCTCGCCGCGCAGGTCGAAGCGGTTCTGGAGCACCGAGAGGCGCGGGGCCTCCTGCTCCTGGCCCGGCTCGGTCGCGTAGCGGATCGGCACGCCGTAGAGGCTGTCGTAATGGCTGTACGACGCGCCGAGCGAGCCGCCGTCGGTGATGAGCGCGGCGCCGACCCCCGCCGTCCACGTCTCCGCCGCCGAATTGGGCAGCCGCCCCTTCAGCCGCGCGGAGGCGGCGAAGTCGATCGGATCGTCGGGCGCTTCCGCCGCCGCCGCCAGTGCCGCGCGGCGGGCAGCGGGGGAGAGGACATAGCCGCCGATGCGCAGATCGTCGGCCTTCAGATAGGAGCCGTCGGCGTGCAGGACGAGATTCCTCGTCACCGCCACGTCGCCCGCCGCGCCGACCGAGCGCTCGCTCGCGGCGCTGGCATAGCTGCCGATCGCGTTCAGCCGGTATCCGTTCTCCGGCACTTTGCGCGGAATACGCGAATCGATCACATTGACCACGCCGCCAACCGCCGACGAGCCGTAGAGCAACGCCGCCGGGCCGCGCAGCACCTCGACGCGCTCGGCGAGCAGCGGGTCGATCACGACGGCGTGATCGACCGAGGTGTTCGACACGTCGACCGAGCCGATGCCGTCGGTCAGCACGCGGATGCGGTCGCCCTGGAAGCCGCGCAGGATCGGGCGCGACGCGCTCGGGCCGAAGGAGGTGGCCGACACGCCGGGCAGCCGCGCCAGCGTCTCGCCGATCGTCGGGCGCAGCTCGCGGTTGAGGCGGTCGCCGGAAAGGACCGAGGTGCCCTGCAACACGTCCATCTCGTCATGGGCGACCGGCGCGGAGACGATCACGTCCTGCGGCGTCGAGTCCTGCGCGGCGGGGGTTTCGGCGAGCGCGGGCGTAGCGGCAAGCGCGACGAGGATGGCGGCGAGCGGGCCAGTGGCGGCGTTTCCCTGAATCATGAAGCCCGGCTAAACGCAATGTTACATCATATCAACACTATTCGTCGTGCGTTATCATCGCCTTGTCGCTCAGCGGCCGCGTTCGACCGAATCCAGGATGCGCGCTGCGGCCATGAACACCGTGCCGGCGCACGCCACAAACAGCAGCCGCCCGCCATAGCCGGGGAAGTCGTGCATATAGTGAATCCCGCGCTCGACCGCGCCCGTGCCGAGCGCATAAATCACCAGGAACGCTTCGAATTTCGTCTTGATGACGAACAGGCGGGCGATGCGGGACCACATGCCTCGCGCACACGCAAATGATGTGCCAGCGGCGGATTCCCGTTATTTTCGGCGCGGGCATGATGGTTAATTGTAAGTAAATTCGACATTTTCCGTCATTCCTCACGCGGGAATCGCGGGGAGGGTCAGGCCAGCACCGCCAGATCCAGCACTTCCAGCAGCGCGCGGCGCGCCTCCTCGATCCGGGCGATCAAAGCGGTATCGCCGATCGACTCCACCGCGATCGCCTCCGGCCAGCGCGCCTCGATCACCGCCGCGATCCGGTCGAGCTTCGCGTCGTCGACCATGAAGCGCGGGTCGATCGTCGCCGGATCGGCCACCACCCGCAGCCGCAGGCACGCCGGGCCGCCGCCGTTGGCCATCGATTCGCGCACGTCGACCACCTCCACCGCGCGGATCGGGCCATTGCCGGAGACGTGAGACTGAAGCCAATCCCACACGCGAGGATTGTCGCGCGCCTCGCCGGGGACGATCAGCGTCTGGCCGCCGCCGGGCGGCGAGACGAGTTGCGCGTTGAACAGATAGGAGCGGATCGCGTCGTCGAGGCTGACGCGGCTGGCCGGCACCTCGACGATCTCCACCTCGGGCATCAGCGCCCGGAGCCGCGCGTAGAAGCCGGCCCTGTCGGCGAATGCCTCCTCATGCGCGAACAGGGTGCGCTCGTTCGCCACCGCCACCACGTCGTTGTGGAAGGCGCCGGCCGCGATCGCCGCCGGGGACTGCTCGACGAACAGCGTCCGTGCCGGATCGAGTCGATGGGCGCGGGCGATCGCCTCGCTCGCCTCGCGATGCTGGCGCGCGGGGAAGGGGCCGCCTGGCTCGCCATAGACGAACACCTCGACGCCGGGCGCGCCGTGCGCCGCGCAGAGCCGCATGTGGTTGGCCGCGCCCTCGTCGCCGAACGGGGCCGGGATCGGCTCGTGCACCGCGAAGGCGGCGTCGGCGAAGGCGAGGCGGAGCTGCGCCAGCGTCGCGGGCCATTCATGGCTGCGGTGCGGCATGGTCATCAGGTTGGCGACCGTCAGGTGGCAGCGTCCGTCGCCGCTGTCCGCCGCCGGGGAGACGGTCGCGGCATTGGCCGCCCACATCGCCGAGGCGGAAAGCGCGCGCGCCTGAAGATGCGGCGCGGCACGGGCATAGTCGGTGGCGAGCGCCGCCAGCCAGTGATGGTCCGGCCGGGGATGTGGCAGCAGGATGCCCTGTACCAGCCCCAGCGCGAGGTTGGCGCGCATCTTGGCGATGCCCTGCAACGCGGCGGCGCGCGGATGGGCGACATGGCCGGCGTTGCGCGTCGCGGCGAGGTTGCCGGGGCTGAGGCCGGCATAATTGTGGCTCGGGCCGACGATGCCGTCGAAGTTGATCTCGCGCATCACGTTCTCGCCATGAAAGTGACGTTGCTGTCCTCCTGCGCGCCGATCGCCCTCGCGCTCGCGGAATCGATCACCACCGCATCGCCCACCTCGCGCACGACGCCCAGCGCGCAGCGGAAATCGGCCAGCTCGCCATAGGCGACCAGCGCCTGCGTCCCGCCCTCGTCGTCGATCGCGACGACCGGCGCGGTCCGCGCGTCGCGGATCGAACGGACATTGTCGGTCCGCGCCGTCATCGTCGGGCCGCCGTCGAAGATGTCGATGTAATTCTCGAACGAGAAGCCTTCATTCTCCAGCATCCGCATCGCCGCCCGGCCGGAGGGGTGCGGCAGGCCGATCGCGGCGCGCGCCGTCTCGGAGAGCATCGCGGTGTAGATCGGGTGCTTCGGCATCAGGTCGGCGATGAACTGGTGGCCGTGAGTGGCGTTATACTGGTCCGCGTCCTGGAAGTTCATGCCGAAGAAGCGCCCGGCCAGCCCGTCCCAGAACGGCGATCCGCCCGCCTCGTCGATGATGCCGCGCAGCTCGGCGAGGATGCGGTCGGCGAAACGCCGGCGGTGCATGCGGATGAACAGGTAGCGGCTGCGCGCGAGCAGCATCCCCAGGCCGCCGGCGCGCTCGCCGGGGTGGAGGAACAGGCCGCCGACCTCGCTCGACCCTTCGAGATCGGTGGTGAGCGACAGCATCTCGGCGCGGAAGGTGCGGCCGAGCTGGTCGCTGTGCTGGGTCAGCGTGCCGATGCGGTAGCTGTAGAAGGGGTGGCGCTGCCCGACCTGCGTGAAGAGCTGGCAGGTGCCGCGCACCTCGCCGGTCTCGCCATTCTCCAGGATCAGCACGAACAGCTCGTCGCCCAGCTCCCCCTCGGTGCGGGCGAAGGCGGCATGGCTGCGATCGAGCTTGGCCTTCAGCGCGGGCCGGTCGGCCGGCAGGTTGGTGAAGCCGCCGCCGGTCAGCTTCGCCATCTCGTAGAGCGGCGCGAGATCGGCGTCATGCGCCGCGCGAACGACGAAGCTCACAGCCGCCCCTCCGCGATGCGCAGCATGGTGAGGGCGGAGAGCGCGGCGCGCTCGGCCAGGCTGTCGACGATCAAATATTCCTCCCCCGAATGGATCGCGCCCCCCCGCGCGCCCATCGTGTCCACCACGGGCACGCCGCACGCCGCGATATTGTTGCCGTCGCACACCCCGCCGGTCGCGCGCCAGCCGATCGCGAGGCCCAGATCGGCGCCGGCATCGCGCACCAGATCGAACAGTCGCGCCGCGCCTGGGTCGATCGGCTTGGGCGGGCGGTTGAAGCCGCCGTGGACCTCGACGTGCACGTCATGCGCCACGGCGACCTCCGCCACCGCCGCGTCGATCCGCGCGCGGGCGCGGGCGATCTCGTCCTGCGAGGCGGGGCGGAAGTTGACGCGCAGCACGGCGAGATCGGGCACGACATTGTTCGGCCCGCCGCCATCGATCCGCGCCGGGTTGACCGCCAGTTGCGGCCCGCGCGCGGCGGCGAGGCGCAGCGCGATGTCCGCCGCCGCGACGATGGCGTTGCGGCCGTCCTCGGGATTGCGCCCGGCATGGGCGGCGCGGCCGCGCACGACGATCGAGAAATTCCCCGTGCCGCCGCGCGCGCCGGCCAGCGTGCCGTCGGGCAGCGCCGGTTCATAGGTGAGCGCGGCCGTCTTGCCCCGCGCCAGCCCGGCGATCAGCGCGGCGGACGAGAAGGAGCCGGTTTCCTCGTCCGAGTTGATCAGCACGTCATAGCCGATCGCGCTGCCCGCCGCCTCGACGCCCTCCAGCGCGGCGAGCATCACCGCGAGGCCGCCCTTCATGTCCGCCACGCCGGGGCCGTTGATCGTGCCGTCCGGCCGGTCGGCGAGCGTCTGGAAAGGGTGGTCGGCGGGGAATACCGTGTCCATATGCCCGGTCAGCAGCAGCCGCACGGGTGCATCGGGGCGCACCACGAGGTGGAGGTGGCGGCCGTGCGCGATCGGCTCGACCTCGCCCGCCGCCGTCACGCGCTCGGCCGGCGCCGGCTCGACCAGCCGCACCTCGCCGGGCAGCGCGGAGAAGGCGTCGGCCAGCATCCCCGCCACGCTCGCCAGCCCGGCGAGATTGCCCGTGCCGCTGTTGACCGCCGCCCACTGCCGCACCCGCGCCAGCATCGGCGAGGACCGCGCCCGCTCGATCGCGCGTGTTTCGTGTGCCGACAAACCCCTCATCCGCAAGTGGTAGCGCGGTCAGAACGTATAGACCAGAGACGCCCTGCTGGTGGTGTCGGTGGTGCGCCGGCCCTCCGGCGGCATGCTTTCATATTGCACGACATAGGAAAGCTGCGCCGACAGCGGCCCCACGACCTTCGCCGCGAGCGCGGTGGTGCCGCTGACGGACGAATTGTAATGCTGGAGATAGGCCGAGGCGACCTGCGTCAGCTTCAGCCCAGGCGCGAATTTCCACCCGAAATCCATGCTGCCGCGCGCCGCGATGCTGCTCTGTTCCGTCTGGTCGGTGAAGGCGGTGTAGCGATAGGCCGGGCCAAGCTCCAGGTCGAGCTTCATCGCCGGCGTCTGGATCGCGCTGTAGCCCGCGCCGACCGATGCGGAATAGCGATCGGTATAGCCGAGGAAGCGATCGGATTCGAATTGCCCCGCGCCATAGATGTAGCGGCGCGAATCGATCTTGTAGTTCGGCTCGTAGCTGGCGAGATAATGTTCTCGCGTGGTGATCCCCAGGCTGCGCTGGTAATCGGCCTGGAGGTGCACCTTCTGCCGCCATTGCAGCCCCTCGCGCGTCAGGTCGAGCACGCCGGTCGCGCCGGCGGTCTCGCTGTTGCCGGTGGTGAGATAGCCGCCCAGCTCCGCGCGGCCGCGCCACAGGTCGAACAGGCGCGCCTCGCGGATGCGCGTGTCGTGCGCGCGCTTGCGCTCGTCGCGCCACTGTTCCGCGACCTTCGCCACCGCGTCGCCGCTCGCCGGGTCGGCGGTACGGGCGTATTTGACGATCGTCGTCACTTCCGCATCGTTGCCGGCGGCGATCGCCGCCTCCAGCATCGCCTTGATCGGGGGCGGAATGGTCACTTCCCCCGCCGGGTGCCTGTCGCCGTCGGCGGGATTGTCGCCCGTGACGACGGCGGTGTTGGCGAGCAGCAGCGGGAAGGCGAGGAGAAGCGCGCGCATCGTCGTATTGTTAACCGGCTTTATGGCGATTTTGCAGCGGCGCGCGGGCGGCGGACGGCAGGGTG from Sphingomonas sp. CL5.1 harbors:
- a CDS encoding TonB-dependent receptor, giving the protein MIQGNAATGPLAAILVALAATPALAETPAAQDSTPQDVIVSAPVAHDEMDVLQGTSVLSGDRLNRELRPTIGETLARLPGVSATSFGPSASRPILRGFQGDRIRVLTDGIGSVDVSNTSVDHAVVIDPLLAERVEVLRGPAALLYGSSAVGGVVNVIDSRIPRKVPENGYRLNAIGSYASAASERSVGAAGDVAVTRNLVLHADGSYLKADDLRIGGYVLSPAARRAALAAAAEAPDDPIDFAASARLKGRLPNSAAETWTAGVGAALITDGGSLGASYSHYDSLYGVPIRYATEPGQEQEAPRLSVLQNRFDLRGEVETGGGFLDRIRLRAAYASYRHFELEEDGEVGTAFYNKGLEGRVEFLQADHGGWNGASGAQYFSRQFNVVGEEAFLPRNDTQQVGLFTLQQYESGAFKAEGGVRYEHTSLAARNPLDDPRFFNGTRGFDTFSGSLGASYGIANGVRLGLNASRTERAPSAEELFANGAHAGTQAYELGNPNFRTEKSWGLEATLHAHGDGFSLDASAYYNWFDDYIYENQTGQDVCEAAAAPSGREVEFPCFQYTQAKARYYGFEIDASKRLATIGGQRINADILADYVRATVVDVSPVPRIPPLRILGGLEAQGDRTSARVELEHVFRQNRIAGYETATAPYTMVNASFSFKPFAGNDRTSITVAANNLFDVDARRAASVLKDFAPLAGRDIRATLRVGI
- a CDS encoding YdiY family protein — translated: MRALLLAFPLLLANTAVVTGDNPADGDRHPAGEVTIPPPIKAMLEAAIAAGNDAEVTTIVKYARTADPASGDAVAKVAEQWRDERKRAHDTRIREARLFDLWRGRAELGGYLTTGNSETAGATGVLDLTREGLQWRQKVHLQADYQRSLGITTREHYLASYEPNYKIDSRRYIYGAGQFESDRFLGYTDRYSASVGAGYSAIQTPAMKLDLELGPAYRYTAFTDQTEQSSIAARGSMDFGWKFAPGLKLTQVASAYLQHYNSSVSGTTALAAKVVGPLSAQLSYVVQYESMPPEGRRTTDTTSRASLVYTF
- a CDS encoding hydrolase: MRGLSAHETRAIERARSSPMLARVRQWAAVNSGTGNLAGLASVAGMLADAFSALPGEVRLVEPAPAERVTAAGEVEPIAHGRHLHLVVRPDAPVRLLLTGHMDTVFPADHPFQTLADRPDGTINGPGVADMKGGLAVMLAALEGVEAAGSAIGYDVLINSDEETGSFSSAALIAGLARGKTAALTYEPALPDGTLAGARGGTGNFSIVVRGRAAHAGRNPEDGRNAIVAAADIALRLAAARGPQLAVNPARIDGGGPNNVVPDLAVLRVNFRPASQDEIARARARIDAAVAEVAVAHDVHVEVHGGFNRPPKPIDPGAARLFDLVRDAGADLGLAIGWRATGGVCDGNNIAACGVPVVDTMGARGGAIHSGEEYLIVDSLAERAALSALTMLRIAEGRL
- a CDS encoding arginine N-succinyltransferase, whose translation is MSFVVRAAHDADLAPLYEMAKLTGGGFTNLPADRPALKAKLDRSHAAFARTEGELGDELFVLILENGETGEVRGTCQLFTQVGQRHPFYSYRIGTLTQHSDQLGRTFRAEMLSLTTDLEGSSEVGGLFLHPGERAGGLGMLLARSRYLFIRMHRRRFADRILAELRGIIDEAGGSPFWDGLAGRFFGMNFQDADQYNATHGHQFIADLMPKHPIYTAMLSETARAAIGLPHPSGRAAMRMLENEGFSFENYIDIFDGGPTMTARTDNVRSIRDARTAPVVAIDDEGGTQALVAYGELADFRCALGVVREVGDAVVIDSASARAIGAQEDSNVTFMART
- a CDS encoding N-succinylarginine dihydrolase: MREINFDGIVGPSHNYAGLSPGNLAATRNAGHVAHPRAAALQGIAKMRANLALGLVQGILLPHPRPDHHWLAALATDYARAAPHLQARALSASAMWAANAATVSPAADSGDGRCHLTVANLMTMPHRSHEWPATLAQLRLAFADAAFAVHEPIPAPFGDEGAANHMRLCAAHGAPGVEVFVYGEPGGPFPARQHREASEAIARAHRLDPARTLFVEQSPAAIAAGAFHNDVVAVANERTLFAHEEAFADRAGFYARLRALMPEVEIVEVPASRVSLDDAIRSYLFNAQLVSPPGGGQTLIVPGEARDNPRVWDWLQSHVSGNGPIRAVEVVDVRESMANGGGPACLRLRVVADPATIDPRFMVDDAKLDRIAAVIEARWPEAIAVESIGDTALIARIEEARRALLEVLDLAVLA